A DNA window from Streptomyces bacillaris contains the following coding sequences:
- a CDS encoding bifunctional o-acetylhomoserine/o-acetylserine sulfhydrylase has product MSQPLDSVTAGHTPEDTDRRKPGAAWSFETQQIHAGAAPDPTTGARAVPIYQTSSFVFRDTRHAADVFSLAEPGNIYTRIHNPTQDVLEQRIAALEGGVAAVALASGQAAETLALLTLAGSGDHIVSSPSLYGGTYNLFRHTLPRFGVEVTFVEDPDDLEAWRAAVRPNTKAFFAETLGNPRGDVLDVRAVADTAHAAGVPLIVDNTVPTPYLLRPIEHGADIVVHSATKFLGGHGTTIGGVVVDGGTFDFGAHAERFPDFHEPDPSYHGLRYWPALGPGAFAIKLRVQLLRDLGPALSPHSAFLLLQGVETLSLRLERHTSNALELARWLEGRDEVETVHYAGLPSSRWYEAGQRYLPRGAGAVLSFELKGGAEAGKRFVDAVELFSHLANIGDVRSLIIHPASTTHSQLTEEQLLLTGATPGLVRLSVGLENVTDLKADLDAGFRAAKAAS; this is encoded by the coding sequence ATGAGCCAGCCCCTCGACTCCGTCACCGCAGGCCACACCCCCGAGGACACCGACCGCCGGAAACCCGGGGCCGCCTGGTCGTTCGAGACCCAGCAGATCCACGCCGGAGCCGCCCCGGACCCGACGACGGGCGCCCGCGCGGTGCCGATCTACCAGACGTCGTCGTTCGTCTTCCGCGACACCCGGCACGCCGCGGACGTGTTCTCCCTCGCCGAGCCCGGCAACATCTACACCCGCATCCACAACCCCACGCAGGACGTCCTGGAGCAGCGGATCGCCGCGCTGGAGGGCGGGGTCGCGGCCGTGGCGCTCGCCTCCGGGCAGGCGGCCGAGACCCTGGCGCTGCTGACGCTGGCCGGTTCGGGCGACCACATCGTCTCCTCGCCCTCGCTCTACGGCGGCACCTACAACCTCTTCCGCCACACCCTGCCCCGGTTCGGGGTCGAGGTGACGTTCGTCGAGGACCCCGACGACCTGGAGGCCTGGCGGGCCGCCGTCCGCCCCAACACCAAGGCGTTCTTCGCCGAGACGCTCGGCAATCCGCGCGGCGACGTGCTGGACGTCCGGGCGGTGGCCGACACCGCGCACGCCGCCGGGGTCCCGCTGATCGTGGACAACACCGTGCCGACGCCGTACCTGCTGCGGCCCATCGAGCACGGCGCGGACATCGTCGTCCACTCCGCGACCAAGTTCCTCGGCGGGCACGGCACCACCATCGGCGGGGTCGTCGTGGACGGCGGCACCTTCGACTTCGGGGCGCACGCCGAGCGCTTCCCAGACTTCCACGAGCCGGACCCGAGCTACCACGGGCTGCGCTACTGGCCCGCCCTGGGACCGGGCGCCTTCGCCATCAAGCTCCGTGTCCAGCTGCTGCGCGACCTGGGCCCGGCGCTCTCCCCGCACTCTGCGTTCCTGCTGCTCCAGGGGGTGGAGACGCTGAGCCTGCGGCTGGAGCGGCACACCTCCAACGCCCTGGAGCTGGCCCGCTGGCTGGAGGGGCGCGACGAGGTGGAGACCGTGCACTACGCGGGTCTGCCGTCGAGCCGCTGGTACGAGGCCGGGCAGCGCTATCTGCCGCGCGGCGCGGGAGCGGTGCTCTCCTTCGAGCTGAAGGGCGGGGCCGAGGCGGGCAAGCGTTTCGTGGACGCGGTGGAGCTGTTCAGCCATCTCGCCAACATCGGTGACGTACGGAGCCTGATCATCCACCCCGCCTCCACCACCCACAGCCAGCTGACGGAGGAGCAGCTTCTCCTCACCGGCGCCACGCCCGGTCTGGTGCGGCTCTCGGTCGGTCTGGAGAACGTAACCGACCTCAAGGCCGACCTGGACGCCGGGTTCCGGGCCGCGAAGGCCGCGTCCTGA